The stretch of DNA agggggcgattcttCTTGGTTGTATagagtctatgcttcatgtgttaaagctgcattctctctcctgaccaccagggggcgactcctctggttgtatagaagtctatgcttcatgtgttaaagctgcattctttctcctgaccaccagggggcgactcctcttggtTGTATagagtctatgcttcatgtgttaaagctgcattctctctcctgaccaccagggggcgactcctctggttgtatagaagtctatgcttcatgtgttaaagctgcattctctctcctgaccaccagggggcgactcctctggttgtatagaagtatatgcttcatgtgttaaagctgcattctttctcctgaccaccagggggcgactcctctggttgtatagaagtatatgcttcatgtgttaaagctgcattctttctcctgaccaccagggggtgactcctctggttgtatagaagtcatttagagtcaaacagaccataatgcaggggatgctttagagCGGGGAAAATACAAGTGACTCAAAATTGTTCTTAAATgctgtacttgagtaaatgtaacGTTCAAacactaactctctctctctctctcaaacacacacacacacacacacacacacacacacacacacacgtgtccttGAAGCAGGTTTGTCGTATCCAGAATCTTAAATGAACTTCCGTCTCAGCTCATGTGTCAGTTTAAGGTTTATCTGAATATTTATATTGAGAAACATGAATAATGGTGCCGTGGCAGCGACTTCAATGATGAATTTTCATTGTTCATTATTCATAGGGCagtttgtgatgtgtgtgtgtgtgtgtgcagccaaaGAGATGCAtcagaaacatatttaatgCATTTCAAGAGGGAACTTCTTCTTCAAAGTAAATTACTTTACATGAATTTTACGTTAAAATCTATCGATTTTACATATTTCagcattaaataaatgtatttcagtgcattctcagttttttttatatttggatGGCTAAATGTTATGTTGACAAATGTAACTTTGTATGAAAATGCAATGTCTCTTGAAGCTGTCTTATAATTCATTACTATTTTAAGTTTAAAAGACGTTTTTGTTCATtaatttttaaattgtgtcttttaaactttatttagtcttaaattatttatttaagtataatactaatatacTTCCTCGttactatatttattattatcattatatattatattaacaccactaacagtattttttttttttttacatacagtttctgctgaaataattaaacaatttaaatcaagCCATGTGGTCCCGTCCTTGTTACGAAACACCCCATTTCCCAGAATCCCCCGCGGCCTCTCGTAATCGCGCGAGTTTGCATAAATCCCGACCACGTGACGCTTCCACTTCCGTGTCGGCTTCTTCCTGAAGGTGAAGCTTCTCTTGACGTTCAGGTGAGTTACGCGACGCAGATTAACGGCTGCTGTCCGTCTGCCGGTGTGTTTCTAACGGGCGCGTTACGGTGGATATTATTTGACCGGTTAACGAACCGGTTAACGAACCGGTTAAGGGAACGTCCGTGTTACGCAATCGTCTCCAAAACCGAGCTGACGCGAGGATACGCACGTGGTGGTTCTGTTCAGGTTCTGTCCACCCTCCGTCTGTCACGTGTCCGAGTCTTTACGTTAAATACCGTACAaatgaagtgtgtgcgtgtgcgtgtgcgagtcCACCTTCCGTCTGTCACGTGTCCGAGTCTTGATGTTAAATACCTttttacaaggtgtgtgtgtgtgtgacgtccatcagccccgccccctttagttgtgtttaatgtaaacatgctgcacaacaacaacgtggccattaaaaaaaacagaataatcaATTTTAGTTTGAgctataaaacattattttaatttgtctaatCGTATTTAAACCCaagaggatgttttttttttttttacgtagtTAAATATAGTTAAGATTTAAAATAGTAAAGATAGTAGTTAAGATAGTagttaagatttaaaaaaaaatatatatattacaaaaaaaaaaaaaaaaaatgttttgaactGAAATGGTTGCGTGTTTTTATTTGAGTGATCTGCATGAAATGCCCCATCTTTGTGTGTCATCTCCAGCTCAGTCAGAAGATGTCCACGGTGTGTGCTGCCAGCATGGAGCCTGCTGCCGAGCAGAAGAAGCCTCTCAGACCGTGCTGTGCTTGTCCAGAGACCAAGAAGGTCAGGGACACGTGGTGAGCAGCTGGACTGAGACACCACCCCCCAATCCCTaaaatgtgaacacatttcttGATGTTTTGTTTATGTTCTTCCAGCATCATTGAGAAGGGAGAGGAAAGCTGCACGGTCCTGATCGAGGCGCACAAGGACTGCATGCGGGCGCTTGGCTTCAAGATCTAGTCTCCGTCTCCCGTGTGTGTGGTGAggattttatattttgtgtccCGTCATCTTGTGTTAAAgtatcatttctttttttcttggtttGGAATAAATGTGCAGCAGCGAACACGCTGCAAGTAAAGAACGGTTCACCTTCAATTGccttctttaaaataaatatatattgtgacgCTTATTATTTCCTGGAGGCAGCAGCCGGCCTCCGCACCATTAAGCCGACCTTCAGTTTGTGGATCGGCCCACGAAGGGGAAGTTGTCCCTGCAGCAGCTTCCTGTCCAGTTAAACTTTTAATGCAGCGCGACGACTAAAGCCGACCTGAATGGACTCGCTCTGGTGTGAAGAAGAGCATCCGCCCCCTCTGTGAACCCTGTAAACGCCAACGTGGACTTAATTTTTTATATAAGTATTCATTATTTGCGGTAATGAAGCTACTTGTAATTCTGCAGGTTGTTTCATTCTCTTGCTGCTGGGTCAGTTACATCTCTTGGCTATAGCTGCTTTTTAATTCTGTTGTTGATTGCCCTCCCCCCTcgtaatggggggggggggggggtggggtgttcAATGTGCTTGCATGACTACACATGAAACGCGCCCGAAGCCTCGGTTCACGTTTCAGCTCTTTTTATAATCCGCCCGGCAACCGAATGTtcgcttgtttttttgttttgtttttaacggAGGAATCTTTAGCCAGGAGGAAGTCAcccaacatgtttatataatattattaattggCACACAGCGTCTCATATTTATGCTCTCTTTAAtaataacttgtttttatttcctcctgCAGTGTTGCTGTGCAGGACGGCCCTCTGtgtttccttccctcttccctccctcattTATACCACCTCTAGTGGTGAAATGTGGCGATGCACTTCGGCTCTGATGGgatctgtccttttttttttttttttttttttctttctgtgaaattgtttttaaaaaaacaaattttgTAAAACGTGTGAATATCTTTAATGTTGAATAAAAGTCTTATGCAGTAACCCGgctcgtctctgactctgtggCGCCCGCCGAGCGGCTGCTCTCCCTGGAATGCACTCAGGATTAAAAATAGCTCGTGTCCCTGAAGTCCAGACTCGGCATATCTgcattcttcttctgtggtgtgaGCCGACGGTGGACACGACTGGTTTATCCTCTCCAGGTCTCTAACCACGCCGCTTCATCGGGACCTCCCTTTAAGGCAATGGGAACCTCCCTTTAAGGCAATGGGGACCTCCCTTTAAGGCAATGGGAACCTCCCTTTAAGGCAATGGGAACCTCCCTTTAAGGCAATGGGGACCTCCCTTTAAGGCATTGGGGACCTCCCTTTAAGGCATCGGGACCTCCCTTTAAGGCATTGGGGACCTCCCTTTAAGGCATCGGGACCTCCCTTTAAGGCAATGGGGACCTCCCTTTAAGGCAATGGGGACCTCCCTTTAAGGCAATGGTGACCTCCCTTTAAGGCATCGGGACCTCCCTTTAAGGCATTGGGGACCTCCCTTTAAGGCATCGGGACCTCCCTTTAAGGCAATGGGGACCTCCCTTTAAGGCAATGGGGACCTCCCTTTAAAACAATGGGGACCTCTCTAGACTCTGGGGACCTCCCTTTAAAACAATGGGGACCTCCATTTAGATTCTGGGGACCTCCCTTTAAAACAATGGGGACCTCCCTTTAGATTCTGGGGACCTCCCTTTAAAACAATGGGAACGTCCCTTTAAAACAATGGGGACCTCCCTTTAGACACTGGGATGGGGACCTCCCTTTAGGCAATGGGGACCTCCCTTTAGGCAATGGGGACCTCACTTTAAAACAATGGGGACCTCCCTTTAGACACTGGGATGTGGACCTCCCTTTAGGCAATGGGGACCTCACTTTAAAACAATGGTGACCTCCCCTTAAAACAATTAAAGCGATGGGTACCTGCAGATCTTTTGAATTGGGATGTCAGTGTGAACGCGTCGGAGCCGTTAAACTAGAAATACCGACGCTATTAAACTGAGTTGTGACTCACTTTTACCACCGAGTGAGGACTAAAGAGGaccagggtccctttagaaaCCCCTCTGTCCTGGTTCTCCTGTATCCCCCACTTgcctctgctggatctgggtctgtccacagtggactggtctctgctggagtctgacTAAACGGAGGTCCATAGAGGACCAGGTCTAGACTGAAGTGACATAGAGGACCAGGTCTAGACTGAAGTGACATAGAGGACCAGGTCTAGACTGAAGTGACATAGAGGGCCAGGACTAGACTGAAGTGACATAGAGGACCCGGTCTAGACTGAAGTGACATAGAGGGCCAGGACTAGACTGAAGTGACATAGAGGACCCAGTCTAGACTGAAGTGATATAGAGGGCCAGGACTAGACTGAAGTGACATAGATGACCAGTTCTAGACTGAAGTGACATAGAGGGCCAGGACTAGACTGAAGTGACATAGATGACCAGTTCTAGACTGAAGTGACATAGAGGACCAGGTCTAGACTGAAGTGACATAGAGGACCCGGTCTAGACTGAAGTGACATAGAGGGCCAGGACTAGACTGAAGTGACATAGATGACCAGTTCTAGACTGAAGTGACATAGAGGACCAGGTCTAGACTGAAGTGACATAGAGGGCCAGGACTAGACTGAAGTGACATAGATGACCAGTTCTAGACTGAAGTGACATAGAGGACCAGGTCTAGACTGAAGTGACATAGAGGGCCAGGACTAGACTGAAGTGACATAGAGGACCAGTTCTAGACTGAAGTGACATAGAGGACCAGGTCTAGACTGAAGTGACATAGAGGGCCAGGACTAGACGGAAGTGACATAGATGACCAGTTCTAGACTGAAGTGACATAGAGGACCAGGTCTAGACTGAAGTGACATAGAGGACCAGTTCTAGACTGAAGTgacatagaggaccaggactaaactgaagtgatatagaggaccaggtctAGACTGAAGTGACATAGAGGACCAGTTCTAGACTGAAGTGACATAGAGGACCAGGTCTAGACTGAAGTgacatagaggaccaggactagactgaagtgacatagagggccaggactagactgaagtgacatagagggccaggactaaactgaagtgatatagaggaccaggtctagactgaagtgacatagagggccaggactaaactgaagtgatatagaggaccaggactagactgaagtgacatagaggaccaggactagactgaagTGATATAGAGGGCCAGGACTAGACTGAAGTGATATAGAGGGCCAGGACTAAACTGAAGTGatatagaggaccaggtctAGACTGAAGTGACATAGAGGGCCAGGACTAGACTGAAGTGACATAGAGAACCAGGTCTAGACTGAAGTgacatagaggaccaggactagactgaagTGACATAGAGGTCCAGGTCTAGACTGAAGTgacatagaggaccaggactagactgaagtgatatagaggaccaggtctagactgaagtgacatagaggaccaggactagactgaagtgacatagaggaccaggactagactgaagtgatatagaggaccaggtctAGACTGAAGTGatatagaggaccaggtctAGACTGAAGtgatatagaggaccaggactaaccagactggttcaggaccagaGAAAAGCTCCTCACTGTAACTTAAACTTGGATTAAATCTGCCAACTTCAAACGTAACGGACAGACCACCGGTCCTTGTTTGTGTCTATAACCTTTACTActtattatggtctgtttattgttttgataAACAGACCAGAGACGTATGACCTCATTCCATTGTGTCTAAATACGCACCTGAGAGAGAACTGGACTCCTTTGGTTGTTTCTGGAGCAAAGGGGCTCTTCCCTAGTTTATTAAAAGTTCAATGTGAGTTCCTCTCATATTTGTTATCGTCCCTCTcgtttcctgtctctctctcgtttcctgtctctctctctctgttatgtTAAGTAGCGGGCCTGCTTTCTGTCCACCGCTCTCCTCCTTGGGTTTCAATTCCAAACATGGTGATCCTTCTAGGGCTCGAtcgacgccccccccccaacccccctccagctgctccacagTGCAGGTCGGAGGGCCAGAGAGACGAAGGGAACGccggaggagagagggaggaggggacgAGGAAtgagaggagaagacgaggaaaTGGGCAAATAGAGCCGTGAGAACCTCTCCACGCCGAAGGGAACAAACACCTGACTCGCCAGACAACAACAGTTCTGCGTGTCGAGATCGAGACCTCGAGGTTCTCTGGATAGCGACGTCGGTTCCTCGAAGGCCAACATGGACAACTCCTCCCTGCTGGACAGCTTGTTCTTTCCGCCGCTCTGCGCCGGCTGGAGCAACAACACGGAGGGCGCCGTCTACCACCTGGGCAACACCATGCTGTTCCTGGGCTACATGGGAGGCAGCGGCGCCCACGGGTGCCTCTTCATCTTCGGCTTCCTGGTCCCCGCCTACGCCTGCATGGCGGCGTGGGGCTGGCTGACGGCGTGCGGCCTGGACGTCTTCGCCTggagcctgctgctgctgctggcctgcTCGGCCCAGATCTGCCACCTGCTCCTCCGGCTGCACGGGGAGGGCGTCCGCGGCGAGGAGCTGAGCGCCCTC from Cyclopterus lumpus isolate fCycLum1 chromosome 21, fCycLum1.pri, whole genome shotgun sequence encodes:
- the LOC117750943 gene encoding cytochrome c oxidase copper chaperone codes for the protein MSTVCAASMEPAAEQKKPLRPCCACPETKKVRDTCIIEKGEESCTVLIEAHKDCMRALGFKI